A portion of the Toxoplasma gondii ME49 chromosome VIIb, whole genome shotgun sequence genome contains these proteins:
- a CDS encoding hypothetical protein (encoded by transcript TGME49_262060) yields the protein MEESSCVFSASRPDEERRRLRRRRGSVSSFSSVSPAFFSSCSFCWCFFCLVLFLSWPTLPSQGADASPHAPSAQPSPLALIRKDGETQGNGEVLQTDISGKSSDTRPLAPLSTAPSSPPPATSSQVLSPFRFSAEPREFAAWRASGFLFDRTCTRLFLFPEAEQFAVPVLADVSSVSGVSDSVSLPSPSLRGLPVQERESRDGLSAFEEDGLPSSNSSSFPQTRAIVTHLSRTEGAVESLFGLVESWRFTFGVLDRKDVAGDELPSTHLLKSPLLHRQVAVSDEEARDATLRSPPDSTPLITDLLVFADPRVEAATLPPVCEQLRPWEGHHVAALRLQSRLRRVSLLRSLSSHSSSRVSPSSSSPSLASSFSRRLHVPRLSARNWQTHASRCFVIFTFVAGTETPDGRWDRVREAADLAFLAEPVVAATVSVYDEVLKVPASALLTPSLLHPPRRSAEIDGAPPGRRRQARAALAFEGKKENRTRWLVAQEDTACKSDTSEVALKEYARLFGLKMPQSVWIGDVWRGAPQLLSRLSRLAFLIADFLLFHDPVLGRTEGGYGWTLSCLFAYALHLAASHLVHPEMLLVDPRLSLDLSESSSEAAAEDLSKTESIVLISGESRQVQDGAKGGGKAAEASSILLSLYRNVEEEASLAFPLALTEFEETDAKSPENGPSVLAYARTCVFYGSRRYRQRKRAVRSPFFHPPVLRLGEELVDGPAVSQSSTDAADLARDTPLFPTALIRKELTDFFRCPADHPYPFSDSAFADKCCKTKLDCDSQPLTSLSKCCGNNVACRAPPCDPDADDAVMDVPPATSASECPAAFPYPYSPTRALTFCCASDRDCSGEPLQPESKCCYNHAYAECLDAPCAPHRNVLVALGAAHRYSLTPERAPRLVEMMGKLNASRNQSVRMAVEALQHLHLVENFINEAFRDRSEHEVHRR from the exons ATGGAAGAGagctcctgcgtcttctccgccagTCGACCAGATGAGGAGCGACGACGTCTCCGTCGACGACGGGGGTCTGTCTCTTcattctcctctgtctctcccgctttcttctcttcctgctcatTCTGCTggtgcttcttctgtctcgttctctttctctcgtggCCGACGTTGCCAAGCCAAGGAGCTGATGCAAGTCCTCATGCGCCGTCCGCGCAGCCCAGTCCTCTCGCGCTGATCaggaaggacggagagacacaaggaaacggagaagttCTTCAGACAGACATCTCAGGAAAGTCTTCCGACACCCGTCCTCTCGCACCTCTCTCCActgctccttcgtctccccctcCTGCGACTTCGTCTCAagtcctgtctcctttccgcttctctgctgaGCCTCGCGAGTTTGCGGCTTGGCGAGCGTCGGGGTTCCTTTTTGACCGAACATGcacgcgtctcttcctctttccagaAGCTGAGCAATTCGCCGTCCCAGTTCTCGCCgacgtctcctctgtctccggcgtctccgaTTCCGTCAGCTTGCCTTCGCCGAGTCTGCGAGGCTTGCCTGTTCAGGAGCGTGAGAGCCGCGACGGCTTGTCTGCGTTCGAGGAGGACGGTCTTCCGAGTTCcaactcttcttcgtttcctcagACACGGGCCATCGTCACGCATCTGTCGCGAACCGAGGGAGCCGTGGAGAGTCTCTTCGGCCTCGTCGAGTCGTGGAGATTCACCTTCGGTGTGTTGGATCGAAAGGACGTCGCTGGCGACGAACTGCCTTCAACGCATCTTTTAaagtctccgcttcttcaccGACAGGTTGCTgtcagcgacgaagaggcgagagacgcgacccTCCGGTCTCCACCCGACT CGACTCCACTCATCACCGatcttctcgtctttgcgGACCCGCGCGTCGAAGCAGCCACACTGCCTCCTGTTTGTGAACAGCTGCGGCCTTGGGAAGGCCATCACGTCGCCGCCCTCCGTCTCCAGTCTCGTCTCcgccgtgtctctctccttcgctctctctcctctcactcttcttctcgtgtgtctccctcctcttcctctccttctctcgcgtcttctttctcgcgtcgACTGCATGTCCCGCGTTTGTCTGCGCGGAACtggcagacgcatgcaagtcgCTGTTTCGTCATTTTCACCTTCGTGGCGGGGACTGAGACCCCCGACGGTCGGTGGGATCGCGTGCGCGAGGCGGCGGatctcgcgttcctcgcgGAGCCTGTCGTCGCAGCGACTGTGAGTGTCTACGACGAAGTTCTGAAGGTGCCAGCTTCTGCCCTTCTGACGCCGTCGCTCCTGCACccgccgagaagaagcgcggagaTCGACGGGGCGCCGCCcggcagaaggcgacaggcgagagCTGCGCTCGCCTttgaaggaaaaaaggagaaccGCACCCGCTGGCTCGTCGCACAAGAAgacactgcatgcaaatccGACACGAGCGAAGTCGCGCTCAAGGAATACGCACG GCTTTTTGGTTTGAAGATGCCACAGTCCGTCTGGATCGGCGACGTCTGGAGGGGGGCCCCGCAACTTCTCTCGCGACTTTcgcgtctcgcctttttG ATTGCAGATTTCCTTCTATTTCATGATCCCGTGCTCGGACGCACGGAAGGCGGTTACGGATGGACtttgtcttgtctcttcgcctACGCTCTCCATCTTGCCGCGTCGCATTTAGTGCATCCTGAGATGCTCCTTGTGGatccccgtctctctctcg ATCTTTCTGAGTCCTCGTCTGAGGCTGCGGCTGAGGATCTGTCCAAGACTGAGAGCATCGTGTTGATTTCTGGAGAGTCACGGCAGGTCCAGGACGGAGCGAAAGgtggaggaaaagcagcagaggcttctagcattcttctgtctctgtaccggaacgtggaagaagaggcgtcACTCGCGTTCCCGCTGGCTTTGACTGAATTCGAAGAAACTGACGCGAAATCGCCGGAGAACGGACCGAGTGTCCTGGCCTACGCAAGAACGTGTGTGTTCTATGGAAGCCGGAGATATCGGCAGCGAAAACGCGCAGTC CGgtcgcctttcttccacCCACCTGTGCTGCGTCTCGGCGAAGAACTTGTCGATGGGCCGGCCGTCTCTCAGAGCTCGACCGACGCCGCCGACCTCGCTCGCGATACGCCTCTGTTTCCGACGGCTTTGATTCGAAAGGAACTGACGGACTTCTTTCGGTGTCCTGCAGACCATCCCTATCCTTTTTCGGACTCTGCGTTCGCAGACAAATGCTGCAAGACGAAACTGGATTGCGACAGCCAGCCTCTGACCTCTCTCTCCAAGTGTTGCGGTAACAATGTGGCGTGTCGCGCTCCGCCGTGTGACCCGGACGCAGACGATG CTGTCATGGACGTCCCACCCGCCACATCGGCGAGCGAGTGTCCAGCGGCGTTTCCGTACCCGTACAGTCCGACTCGCGCCTTGACGTTCTGCTGCGCGAGCGACCGAGACTGTTCGGGGGAACCGCTGCAACCGGAGTCTAAGTGTTGCTACAACCACGCGTACGCGGAGTGCTTGGATGCGCCGTGCGCTCCTCACAG AAACGTGTTGGTGGCTCTCGGGGCGGCGCACCGATACAGCTTGACTCCTGAGCGTGCACCGCGACTCGTGGAGATGATGGGGAAACTGAACGCGAGCCGCAACCAAAGCGTGCGAATGGCTGTGGAGGCACTGCAGCATCTGCACTTGGTGGAGAATTTCATCAACGAAGCTTTCCGGGACAGGTCAGAACACGAAGTACACCGTCGCTAG